A genomic segment from Mustela lutreola isolate mMusLut2 chromosome 15, mMusLut2.pri, whole genome shotgun sequence encodes:
- the HCRT gene encoding hypocretin neuropeptide precursor — MNPLSTKVPWAAVTLLLLLLLPPALLSPGAAAQPLPDCCRQKTCSCRLYELLHGAGNHAAGILTLGKRRPGPPGLQGRLQRLLQASGNHAAGILTMGRRAGAEPAPRPCPGRRCSAAAAAPSAAPRGRSGV, encoded by the exons ATGAATCCTCTCTCTACAAAG GTCCCCTGGGCCGCCGTGAcgctgcttctgctgctgttgctgccgCCCGCGCTGCTGTCGCCCGGGGCGGCCGCGCAGCCCCTGCCCGACTGCTGCCGCCAGAAGACGTGCTCCTGCCGCCTCTACGAGCTGCTGCACGGCGCGGGCAACCACGCGGCCGGTATCCTCACGCTGGGCAAGCGGCGGCCCGGGCCCCCAGGCCTCCAGGGCCGGCTGCAGCGCCTCCTGCAGGCCAGCGGCAATCATGCGGCCGGCATCCTGACCATGGGCCGCCGCGCAGGCGCAGAGCCAGCGCCGCGCCCCTGCCCCGGCCGCCGCTGTTCGGCGGCCGCTGCCGCCCCGTCTGCAGCGCCTAGAGGGCGGTCCGGGGTCTGA